The Rhododendron vialii isolate Sample 1 chromosome 1a, ASM3025357v1 region TTATCAGGCATGTGCTCCAAGTGAAAGCATCAATGGTTCAATAAGATTTGAGGGCTTATTCAAATACACACAAATCAATCAATACACAAATGAGTACACTAGCCCTGTCGTTCCACTGGCAGCCATACATGCAGGACCCCACCCACGCGGGAGGAGGGGGCAGTGAGTTTTGGGTCAAGCAAACCCTTATAAACTAAGACTTCAAACCAAAAGGTACACACCATAGGAGAAAAGGATACTGTATGGCCGGCCAAGCATAAAAATGAGGAGGaatatcacaaaaaaaaaggaagaacgaAACTAAGAATGTGGCAGATTCTCATGAATCAAGCAAAAAAGAGACATCCAAAGATCTTGAGATCGAGCCAATCCAAAACATGGAATACGTATGGACATCCAGGCCAATTTTTACCTTTGACTTAAAATCATCCTCATCCCTAATCACATGAGGATGAATAGAAGGAATCACAGTGAAAAAGCGATTGCTGGCATCAATAATCAGGCTTTCTTTATGTGAAAGATCATGCAGATTGCTATTTACAAGATTCTGTATCTCTGTTAATGCCTCAAAACCTGGAGAAATAGTAAGGAAGTATCTCAGCACATTAAAATTAGGCAGTTAAAACAACTAGTTGGCATTCTGCAAGTAGAACAAGTTTGACAAGACAACGATGGGACCGCTTCTACGTCTCCAGTGATGGAAGTATTAACATGAACTAGAAATGGAGACAAGTACCTTTCTGGATATTACTTTTGCTCAGTTTTCCTAGTGGCATTTCTGACATATTGATCTCAAACTCCATCATCGCAGCTCTGCAAAAGTTAAACATTTCTAGCAAATATTCTCGGAattcaaaataataaagtaAATCAAATAAGTACAGAATCTGTTATGACCTGTACGCTTCAACATTGAAGAGCATCTTCATCAATTCTACTAATGGACGAGCAAGTTGGCTACCGGCATCATTAAGATTTTTCTTCCTAGAGACCTCTTTATTTACCCCATAATCCTACAAAATCAATTCTTCTATTAGTAAAATAATACTAAATATAAGCCCCAAGAGGGAACTTTCATATTTGGAAAACCCTAACAAAGAGAAATAACAGATCAGAAGTACAATGTCCAATGGAAAGAATTTGCCAGGTCGCTTCTGAAAATTGCTCTTGTCTTCCCATGCTTCCCATGAGTTCCCAGTTTTCTCAAGGAAGAGACGTTTGAACTCTTGAATCGCATCTGGTTTGGACATCTGCTCTAGCTTGTTCcctccaattttttcatttccaaCACGACCCCATTTGCGGAAAACATAACAACCTGAACCTTTATCCTCTTGAATGATTTGAAGGATATAGTAACTTCAcagagaaaaacaaacaaatcttACACTCTATTCGTACAAAAGAGAAGTGCAAGAGTATTGACAGCGGCTCCTAATGCAACATAACAATCCGTAAGTCCATCCAGCATTTCATTCACAATAGAATCTTAGTTACAAAAACTTCATTGAGATAGGATAACATTTTAAGAGAAAATAGTTAAATGCTAATAGTTAAAATGCTTCAGTTAAGGGTGAAATGAAATTAAACCACCTGTTAATACCGGTGGAAAGGTCAGACATGTTCAAAGTTGTGTTGTAAATGCTTTTTCCATCCTCAAGGATGTGGCCAGAATCTTGCAAGCCAGATGATTCATGTACAGCACTTCGCCCTTTCACTTTAACAGTGACCATGCTAGAGGCTTCTCCAATGGCCTCAACTTTGTACAAATCGAAAGGAAGTTTCCTCTGTCTATTAATACAGTCAACCAAATAATCCTCTCTAACTACAGGTAACTTCATCCTTCTGTGACAATGAAACTGATAGCAGTCAATATAATGGCTTGTGaggatcaaaaaatatatatataatggctTGTAAAAGGAGACGCAGTTGAGGTATCAATTCAAGGGCAGCTTTACCTGGCCTTCTTCATCTCAGCATGTTTGTCATCCATCACTCCACTCACAACTAGGCAGTTTGTGTCTGTATTGAAATTAGTAGAAGTAAGAGTCCCAAAAGGCATCTCAATGAAACAGAAGAATTCAAATCTCACCACGTGGACCATGTACCTTTCTTGATCTTTGAATGAAACTGCCCACCTGATCCCTCGATTTTTCTCCTCCATTCATCCTGCACAATCGCCCTCCCttttaaaatagaatttgaTTTTTGAGAGATGGAGATACTGTTTTAAGAGCTGAGCAAGTGTTCCAGAGACAATTAATTGGAATGACTTTAGAGCACAGCCATAAGTACTGGAATGGATTGACAGAAGTTACCATGGATTCCTTGGGTAATCCAACCATAGAAACTTTCAGATCTTCCAACTTttcactggtcgatgactggtGTTTTCCATTAACAGCTTGATTTCCACAAGGCTTTAGGGGCGAAGGCAGAGGCGGAGGCAATATCCGAGAAGGTTTCTTCGCCTTTTGCGACTTAAACCACTgcgaataaataattcaaaaagcaaTTACAGTTTGCAGAGAGATGATTAACATAAGAATAGCCTAACATTTGAGCTAAGTACCTTGCAGAGGTAATGATTACTTGTTTCTGCAGGGATTTTCCACTTCCCTTTGACACGTTCAGGTTCAGAGGTTGAGTATGAACACTTGCTCCATGCTGATAGAAACCCATGACATCTGTACATGCCTCCAGAATAACTAAGATTCCCAGAACAAAGCGGGCAGTGTCTAAGTGCTCCAAAAAGCATTCCATCAGCACTGAACAAGTAaatagacaaaaataagtccACTTCCAAAAACAAGGAAAGAGTTTGTCACTAACCAAATGGAATACAAATGTCAAACAATTAGACAACCACTAATTCAAgctttataattcaaaaaaaaaaaaaaacagagataGCGTATACTATGATGTGAAGCAGTAATCACTCCCAAGTCCTAAGGCAAGCATCAAAAAAAGTTTCCATTATAGCAACGGTTGGTATCAGACCAAGATCATCAATATTACTTCCTTCTTAAACATAAAGAACAGCAAGCATAACACTACTTTTAGCATATGTTCATGATCATATTCGACCACAGGAAGTGAATCTTACTCACAATGTCGACGAGCATGAAGAATTGCATTTGGTAGAACCGTAGAACTTACCAGCGGTCTCGCAAGTCAAGTTCTGAACCTGCTGAATATTGCCCATTGTCTTCAAGCATCTCTCGCAGCTCTACCGTTGTCACATGCTTTTTAAGATCGTCTTTTAGAGCCCATAGTTCTCTACTCTGGGCCTCTAGCCGGCTCTCCAAATCAGATGCTTTTGAGTGTTCATCCCCCAATAAGTTGGCATTCTTCCCTCTCTGCAATGCACCATCTTCACTCTTAGCAATTTTGGACTTTTGATCGCTGTTCACAGCTTCTTTACGTTTTGCACCACCTTTTGATGTCGATTGCTGTAAAGATACTTCTTCCTGATGTAGCTCAGGTTTTGTGTctgaaaagagaaagagaaacataCACAGTCACAGCAGCATTGAAAGTGAGCATCctgtgattaaaaaagaaacttGATATATACCATCTCTTTTGGAAGAGGGAACCTGCTTCTTATTAACCCGGGTAAGAATTGGCTCCTTATCAGAAGCTGAGAGGCTATCCCATCCTGACAATTTCTCCACTTGAGTGGTTGAAGACAGCTCGATGAAGCAATTAGCATGGTGCCATGCCAAGCCTCTAGCACCTTGACCATCAGGTTTGGTGGATATCCGGACCTACCATAAAATGATAAAACAAACCAGAACCAACTTATAGCCCTTATCTTGTGCTTTACAATGCATTCAAGTGATAATGATCAGAAATAGGATATGTGTTGagccaaaaaataaacttgtatATGGATGGACCAAAACTTCATGGTGGAATTTGCTTAATTTACaatgaaaacaagaagaaaaggacCACATCATTTTGTAAAGATTTTCAGCATTACTTCTTAAACAAACTCCAACCAAATCCTTCTCCAAAACAACATTCTAACTGAACTGAGCATGTTATCAGTGTACTAAATGGATTATTACAAAAATTCAATACATAAGAACAGAACTCTAACACAAATACAGTATCTATTTAACAGTTACGTTGACATCTTTGCGCTGTTCAACAACCATAAGTAAGAAACCAAATTATCCTCTTAAGAAATGGACAACAGATAATATGCAGATTCACACACCTGTCCTTTCATAATCTTTTCGTTGCAGCACCGACAAGTGGCACGTGAAGTCTGCGAAACTTCAATACCAGATTCCATAACAACAGGAGGAGGGGGGTTTTGAGGTCCACCACCCTCTACATAATTCCTTATCTTCTGTTGATCTTCCCATCGAAGCGATTCTATGCCTTCAACATCTTCAAGCCTAAAAGCAAAGCAAAAGTGTTGAGGTCAATAGAGCGATAAGCAAGGGATAAGGATATATCTCCTTTGTCAGTTCAGATTTAGACCAGAAAAGGGGTATAAGATCGTACGATTTTATCTGGTTTGCTTTCTTGCGTATGCAGTCAGCATGGTTCCACATCTGATTTTTGcgagaaaaaaaatcagttcagaAAACGAAACAATGAAAGCATAGAATAgagaacaaaaagagaaaaaaaaaatcacagtttcaatttggacaaaaattacAGCTAAGAAGATCTCCACATGAAGAACTCTCGAAGCCTTACGACAAGAAGGCAGTCCCTGTTTCGTACTAGGAAGcaacaaatttaaatatttttactaATCTCCAACAAAGCGTTACAAGAAACCAATATTATAAGTTTCGCTGCAATTAAACATTGATGCCAcctacttacccaaaaaaaaaaaaaaaaacttttgatgcCACCAATAcactttgttaaagcatccaactgaATACCagttggcaatgagtggagaggccgcccaagctcatgtactagttttggaggagataataaACTGATGGGAGACAAACTTCAACACACTTGATTCCACCAACTTTTGAGGGACCTTAATAGAATCATAAACCTTTATTCTTTTCTCCCCCTTAATTTTTCAGTAGTAGGTAAGAGACATCATCCGTATCTTCTGCCATATATACTCGACCCATTCACTATCTAAAAATGAATTTGGCAATACAAAAGGGAATGAGATTGTAACATAACACCAAAGAAGCCAAGAGAATGCAAATATTCCTGAAAGAGAATGGAAGCTTCTGTTGAATGTAAAAGCAGAATGCTAAGTTAGCGGAGATCCATCTACAAGTATAACCAGAATGCTGAACTCTAAATGCAAGCTATTCTATTTAGTTAATCTTTTATGCGTATAGAGACTATAGACTCTATATTTTAGCTATCTGAATACTACAAGTAGTTGTGAAGCAATGCTTGTACTCTTAATAACATAGGGTACCCGTGAGATATGACCATAATATCTCAATAAATAAGCAATGTTCAAAAAGTTGCTTATCTCAATAAATAAGCAATGTTCATAATATCTTAATGCATAATCTAGGCGTTGGGTATTGgatgacttttagaacactgtaaGATCTACCGCCTAGTGACTAGGCGGGCAGTAATAGGCCTAGGCAgttgacttttagaacactgtaaATTACTATAGTAATCTTTATCTCCAAGAAACAACATAAATCCTACATATAAACACGACACTGATTCAAAAGAACTGAGTATGAACATCTAAAACCCCGAACTTCTCTTTTATCTGGGAAAAATAGAAGACAGCcatcaaaacccacaacaaagaACAAAGAAGTACGAACGCAAACAGTTCAATTTACTCTTTTCATGTGTCTAGACACCATATTGTATCTATCTGAAAACTACAACTTGTGCACCGATGCTTGTTAAAATATCATAGGATTTGACCACAAAATCTCAATAATCTTCCAAGGTGCTAATCAAACTATTCTAACAACAATGACTTTTGccgatgaaaaaaatatatataatcttTATCTACAATGTGTCAAGAAACAACACCAACCCTACCTATAAGTATGACATTGATTCACAACTGAATATGAACAAACCCTCCCctcaccaccccccccccccccccctttctctTCAATCAGGGCAAAATAGAAGACAGCGATAAAAACCCACAAGAAAGGAGGAAGTATAAATGCAGACTGTACGAATAAATAGTGGAATGAATGGAAGGGTTTTGTGGGGGGTAAAAGGGGTTTAAAAAGCGTACAGGCATGAAGCCGTCGAACTGGGTGGATTGAACCATCTTGCCGAGCCTGAGAACCTCTTTGTCGATTGGGGTCTTGCATGTTTTGCAAGATGATCTCCCTGATTTCGCATATTCCGCCTTCCATGGCTTCGGTGGGTtcgccattctctctctctctctctctctctctctctctctgaagtaGTGATGGATAGTATATTGTAGGAGTAGTATTTTACTAGCAGATAGCGATGGTGTGTCGAATCTGGAAGGAATGAACTGAatctttatgttttcttttataaaGCTGACTTCCAATTCCTTTATAATTCCTGGAACTTCAGCCCTACAATCACAAAAATGAATACTTTTGGCATTGGTGGGTtgttgtaaactttttttttccctctccgTTTTATGTGTTTTGTTTGCCTCTTTTCAACTTTTATTATATTTTCATTATGTTTTTTCTATTAATCATTCATCCCGatgaaagaattttaaaaagtaaaagatataccaaaaggaaaaaaaaactactaacggcgaaaaaaaaataggtgtcttttttgtcaaaaatgttatcttacataaatttttttcagCATCggccatatttttatactttttttcgATTTGTCTCGTCGAGAATCGAGACAAACCATTAACCgtaaaaattatgatgaaaagctaaacaaataGTTacgaaaactaaaaaataccgaaataagttttGGATGAATAAGTTTTAAAAAACGCAGGATGTTATGGAAATAACTTTCCTAAATCAAACCCCAGTAatcttttttaaatcaaaaccCAGTAATAAATTCCCTAAATCAAACCCCAGCAATTATACTAGTAAAGTCGAAGTCATTGGTAGATTTGCAAAGTTCTCTTTTTTATAAATGAATGAAATAAAGAAATCAGATTTCTGGGCACCCTTAAGCGGCTGCGACGGTACAAGCTacagctaaatgctcatatttTCGGGCATCCTTAGGCGGCTGCGACGGAATACGCTAAAAGCTAGATGCATGACATGTTTTATCCAACCTCCACAAGCATACCGACATGTTATTATacctgagtttttttttctttgccgTTGTATCTTTGTACTTGGTGTTTCATTTCTGTTATTTCCGGGACTGGCGGGTCATTTGTACTCTCTGTTTTATGAATTTATATGTTTATGCTTCAAAACAAAATACTCAGAAATTAAGGAAGCTCTCACTGTTTTAACCTTCATTTCTTCTTTATTGCATGGGTCATTGTCTCTCATTCACAGACGAATTCTTGAAATAAAATGTGAAGTTTTCATTGCTTGTAACATTGAACTTTAAGACTAATAAGTTTGGAAGTTCTCTTTTCTTCACCGAAGCGCGAAGTTATCCAAACTCGGGGACCTTGCTATTTGAGGGACAGCATGGGTGTTGGCCTCATTCGGGCCATCCATGCTCAGCAATTGACAGCTCAAATTTCACCCACACAATCATTGGGAATGCAACATTCTTACACAGAATTGTGAAGAATGAACTAAAATCCAAACTTGTCACCAACAATCTGAGAGTGTCTTATTTTGCCACTGGAAAGTTTGGATAGAGGAAAAATGGCCAGCAGACAGCTTGATATGGACAAGAGGGAACTCCTGTGAATTTAGAGCATTGTTTTTAGAGCAGGCAgttaaagaataaaaataaattgcTAAGAAAATATGCGGCCCAATGGGTACAAAAAGAACTTCAACAAATGTTcaattcttgaaattttttgtccaTTCCAATGGCAAGTTACTAACTAATACAAATACACTAGTGTAAAGCTGACATTGCAACCATCACGATCATTTTGTTATGGTTGAAATATTGCCCGGATTTGCCATGGTTGAGGCAAAAGACAGTAACGCAGAAAGGAGCAGAGATTAATAGCTTGTAAGTGCAGCAAATGTCATAGGGAAAACTGTATGTAAGAGCTCCAAACTGATCTACAAGGGCTCCTACGTGATACTAGCTTTTTCGAGGTTTCGTGTTGAAGAAGTCCAACTTGACAACTAGAACTCTGGGAGGGGAGTCCCTCAACTTTCCGTGACACAAAACTATTGTGAAACAATTGGCAAGATGCCTGCAGGCACATGAATAACCTTCATCTTGGAGCTGAATTCTTTCCAGATAGAAGGCCCACCCCTTTCTAATGCAGGAACCAGTTTGCTATGAGGTTTCCTGAACTTGAGGCGTCTGCATGAAGAGGTACTGCAAAGAAAAAATTGTTAAGCCAAATTGTGTCCCAAAGAATTTGGAAATAgagcaaaatagttttttgcaTCTTTTAAATTACCTCAAAAGATTTGCCTGATCTCTCAAATTCCAGCATGCTGAAAGCTACTTCACAGCTCTGTGCGACAATAGGTTCAGAATCCTTCGCAAACTCCTCAAGAAGTGCAATGCAATGGCCATCTACGGGAAAATATTATTTCTAAGTTATACATTACGGATACAGAAAGTAGACTCAAGTATTAGAGGAAAGCTACTGGTATGACACTATGTTGTGTACAGAGCCACTACAAACGTCAGGCATAACTAGTGCCTCGGAATTGACAGGAAGGCCTCACCAATTCTTCCCAAGGACACATGACATTATTAAAATAAACTTTACGAACTCAATATAAAACCGAATTTCTTTGTATCTTTGTAGAGTGCTAAATTTCATAATTGAGTCCAACCAGCCACCTCCCACAAATATCATCCATACTTCACCAGATATACAGTTTCACAGCATAGGAAACTTTGATGAACTAGTGTGGTGTGTTACATATTTATGGCACGTCCATCACAACAGCCTTCTGTTGCAGTTTTCGTTTGCCGATGATACGACAAACAACAATAACTTTATGTAACCAAATGCATAATGGTCATACCTGCTATAGAACCAAGAGCTTCAGCAGCTTCATGTCTAACCATTGGGTGCTCATTCACATCCTTAAGGATTCTGGAAAGTGCAGCTGAAGCACTTTTGTTTTGCAATTGGCCCAATACATAAGCAACCTGACAATAAGGcaaacaaaaactaacaacAATCTTTGCCAAGTGAAGGAAAAACATGTACTAACAGAGACTCGGCCTTTGATAGacaactctcttattctctcttTATCCCTTATCTATGGTAGGTATCCATTTACTACTTCCGAACTTGACTCCGCTTTCCATCTCTTGCAAGTTGGGCCATAATTCACAGGGTTGGGCTCTAAAGCTCGTCTCTGGGAAGTGGTGGCGAGTTTACTAGTCAAAGGtgttggtccaaatagcaacccaagagggggggtgaattgggtatctcaaatataacgcggaattttaaaaaacaaattgcAATCTATTCAACTACAATTATAATTTCAATGATATTCTATTCTACTCATGCGATATAGATATGCAAAACTGaaagtaaagagagtagggaagagagaatcgaacgcaaggatttatagtggttcggtccgcaacttcacggcctagtccactccccaagtgtccaactcgggatttgctgcactatctccaatagttacaatcttctagctttgcgggtgctagacaacctttacaacgagcaatctatccccaatcgctccgactaattttgactccggtgctagtcacacctaacccaactagttttgactccggtgctagtaacacctaatcaccaagtgattttctcttcaaaaccactcacaaaaagaTCTCTCACACAAGTATGAACAAGGGTGTACAATTCCCTCTTACAATGAAGATCAAAATAAGAACTCTCACACGAGTGTATATCAAGATGAAGATTATAGTTGTATGACTGATAGATTTTCAAGTAATGGCTCACAACAattttcttcaagagttctaTCTATTGCTTCCTCTGTCAGACTTCTCTTTATAACcgagaagaataatttgaacGTTAGAGGCACGCCCTCATATTTGGAAAATTATCCCATGCAAgtagtttccttttcttttgcactAGCCGTTAGAACCAAAATCAAGTCAACACAAATTCATCCCTTGCACTAGCCGTTAGAATCAATTTAGGTACCAATCAACCATTGTAGTTTCCATTTCTTTGCCACTGAGACATTTGTAACTTGGGAAGTTCCATTAGCGGATGGAAATATAAAATCATGAAACCAATAATTCATCCATTTGAATCAATCTCTAGCCAATGAAGTTAGGAGaagatttgtccttaatcttcctcctttcaATTTATCTTAGCTATTAAAGATAGTGATTCGGTGTAGCAATGTTTCTAGTGTACTTcaaccaaatcctacaaaataaacatgagTTCAAATGAGTACCAAATgtcacaatattaattatatttcaattccaatatgttttgttatcatcaaaatcaataaggtattctatagaaacctttgggctaaCAAAAGGTAACAGCATATTCATCTTTATTTATATCACTGGAACACTCCCACTGAATATACTTGGCTGCCCCTTCATTCCTAATCTAAGGCTGCAACTCCTACAAACACCTGAAGCGTGCTAGTCTTTGCACATGACCATTAAATTCGAATATTCTCGCTAAAATAAAGAGCGCTTGAAAAAACAAAGTGCTGCTCTAATTCAAGGGATGTTTTTATGGCTTAGATAGCACAAGAACAAATAAATCAACAAACTTTAACCGACCTCATGCCGCAAGAGAGCACTCTTTGCACGCAAAGAATTAATTATAGCCTCAGTAGCTGTATCTCCTCCTTGATTTCTAAGTGCAAAAAGAGCTGCATAGCGTTCATACATGCCCTTTTCTTGATTCAAAAGAACTTCCCTGAACAGGTGAAATCATCAGAATACATAAGAGCAAACCATAATTGGTAAAAAAAGCTTGTCAGTTGACCTTTGATTACATCGAGCAAACCTTAATAGATCAGTAGAAGAACAAGAAGCAGGTGTAGCAGGGTCAACCGACAAAAAGGGTGAAGAACTCAAAGTGGATGATTCATCATTGCTTTGGACACTCCTCAGTTCCTCAATTCGAGTAAGAGCTAATTCACATGTTTCTCGGACCTCCTGAGCCGGATCTGAAACCAAACTGTTCTTTAAAGAAGGAATATTGATCTCTAAACCAATCGCACCAAGAGCTTCTGCAGCCTGCATAGTCATAACGTACCACAAGACAAGCAATTGATAATATTAGCAAAAGGAACCAAGAAGAGAGTCCATTAGAAGATAAAACAACAAAGCTAACAGAATGTCACCTCATGGCGGACAATGGGATGTAAAGAGAGATCATTAAGAACTGCTTTCAAAGCAGGGATAGCATCGACGTCTTGCATCTGGCCCAATGCAAATGAAGCCTCATGCGCCAGCAGATTTGATGAATCTCCTGTTGCTAGAAGATGAGGCAAATCAAGAAGATGAAAGATGATTACAAGTCTGTTTAAGACATGAACGGCGATAGATAAAGAGgatgattattatttttgaacggcGCAAGGAGGATGATTAGTGTGAAGCACCTATACAAATCGCGGGTCATGCATACAGTATAATCAATAATCAACCAAATAGACCAGGTGGTTAATTCACAGAAGAGTGCGATTTGGATTTGCAAATGGTACCAATGGGCCTTGCAAAATGTATATAATGAGGTGGGCATAACCACAAGAAAAGTCATTGCAAGGCCAAAATTTAACATGGTCTCCTcgacaaaataaatatttttcttttcccatttcaaTAATGCAGTCCTCATCATTCAATCCTCATCTCTCAGCACATTGGAAGCCCATACTCCATAGAGCACAAATGCTACTTCTATTTTCTGTAAATAAAACGTGACATCTAACGAGAAGAATTTCACAATATATTGGCAAGGAAAAAGAGAATATGAGAAGTCACCGTACTGAGCTAAAGCTCGAGTTTCAGGTGCAGCAGCTATAAGGCTCCAAAAATTTACTAATTTTTAGGGGGCCCTCGGATGGTAccgaaagggaaaaataaactCAAAGACCGAAGCAAACTTCAACCATTCATGTGTTTCAAACACAAGATTAATAAGTCCTTGCATTCAATGAGTAGTTATTCTTAGAGGAAGTTCAACCCAAACTGCATAAAAATGTCTattaattttgagagagagagagagagagagtgaggacCGGCTATGAGAGCGTTGCGGGGGGCAGGGCCGCGGAGATTACGAAGTGAAAAGAGGGCTCTGAAGCGCTCCGAAATGGGTTGTTCTTGGTCAAGCAATCTGTCGCACAGGAACTTCTCTGTCTCGGGAGAGACTGTGAATGATGAAGAATGCCTACAAgaatccatttccatttccgTTCCCATTTTCAAACTAATCGAAAAGATCGGATTTTGTTTCCACTTAAGGATGAAAACAGGGCCAAATCACCAAAGCCCTAGCTTCCCGCGGGCCAAGCCGTTGGTGCTTTTCTAGTCTGGGCTTGGCCCGAATATTAAATGGCGCGCTTTTCC contains the following coding sequences:
- the LOC131321659 gene encoding poly [ADP-ribose] polymerase 1, whose protein sequence is MANPPKPWKAEYAKSGRSSCKTCKTPIDKEVLRLGKMVQSTQFDGFMPMWNHADCIRKKANQIKSLEDVEGIESLRWEDQQKIRNYVEGGGPQNPPPPVVMESGIEVSQTSRATCRCCNEKIMKGQVRISTKPDGQGARGLAWHHANCFIELSSTTQVEKLSGWDSLSASDKEPILTRVNKKQVPSSKRDDTKPELHQEEVSLQQSTSKGGAKRKEAVNSDQKSKIAKSEDGALQRGKNANLLGDEHSKASDLESRLEAQSRELWALKDDLKKHVTTVELREMLEDNGQYSAGSELDLRDRCADGMLFGALRHCPLCSGNLSYSGGMYRCHGFLSAWSKCSYSTSEPERVKGKWKIPAETSNHYLCKWFKSQKAKKPSRILPPPLPSPLKPCGNQAVNGKHQSSTSEKLEDLKVSMVGLPKESMDEWRRKIEGSGGQFHSKIKKDTNCLVVSGVMDDKHAEMKKARRMKLPVVREDYLVDCINRQRKLPFDLYKVEAIGEASSMVTVKVKGRSAVHESSGLQDSGHILEDGKSIYNTTLNMSDLSTGINSYYILQIIQEDKGSGCYVFRKWGRVGNEKIGGNKLEQMSKPDAIQEFKRLFLEKTGNSWEAWEDKSNFQKRPGKFFPLDIDYGVNKEVSRKKNLNDAGSQLARPLVELMKMLFNVEAYRAAMMEFEINMSEMPLGKLSKSNIQKGFEALTEIQNLVNSNLHDLSHKESLIIDASNRFFTVIPSIHPHVIRDEDDFKSKVKMLEALQDIEIASRLVGFDDDNTDSFDENYKKLRCDIAPLPHDSEDYRLVEKYLQTTHAPTHTDWALELEEVFSLEREGELDKFAPYREKLGNRMLLWHGSRLTNFVGILSQGLRIAPPEAPATGYMFGKGLYFADLVSKSAQYCYTDRKDPVGLMVLSEVALGEVYELTNAKYMDKPPRGKHSTKGLGKKVPQQSDYVKWRDGVVVPCGKPVESYSKASTLMYNEYIVYDTAQVKMQFLLKVRFHYKR
- the LOC131321678 gene encoding deoxyhypusine hydroxylase-like — translated: MGTEMEMDSCRHSSSFTVSPETEKFLCDRLLDQEQPISERFRALFSLRNLRGPAPRNALIAATGDSSNLLAHEASFALGQMQDVDAIPALKAVLNDLSLHPIVRHEAAEALGAIGLEINIPSLKNSLVSDPAQEVRETCELALTRIEELRSVQSNDESSTLSSSPFLSVDPATPASCSSTDLLREVLLNQEKGMYERYAALFALRNQGGDTATEAIINSLRAKSALLRHEVAYVLGQLQNKSASAALSRILKDVNEHPMVRHEAAEALGSIADGHCIALLEEFAKDSEPIVAQSCEVAFSMLEFERSGKSFEYLFMQTPQVQETS